Proteins co-encoded in one Cytophaga hutchinsonii ATCC 33406 genomic window:
- a CDS encoding autotransporter outer membrane beta-barrel domain-containing protein, with product MKRLLRITVLFFITVSTFLSNAQTTPYNKKWLFGMNWGGAWENADVHSRMGTGWGLTLEREIIANNTSVFGFSLRGRYLHTWMWGRDSRPFYGIANDENLNGTANPAIDYTAAGYAYRNFYTKTDEFSLEGLLILNKLRAHSGFKIYGFGGIGATGFNSKINQLDGTNTQYDYSNVSTFSKAIAKNDLNLLWDKTYETNGIAGQSRNSYVLSGAIGVGVGIKLSSNVYLGWEHKYTYTSTDMLDASKWNNDASPSLKNDRYHYSSLFLTVAIGAGKATAQPTRDQTTYYPPPVVPVTNPRPEITVLYPRENPVYLNDCNAQIKVSITNLESINQITVLRDGNVLGSAYYTFDRTTEVLTINTPIAGNTVFSIIAQNAGGKDTKYVYTNCGPVLTTPAPITPTVAFVSTSSNDCIAHVVASVKNVTDEKSIEVIMDGIVLSPRQYNFNPYNGSVIIQMPFNQFTSISVRATNGTSSVVESINLSCTPKNVLIKEPPVISISNSQVDKNTAGDCVAKITATVIGIEGISNIEVTRNGTILRAPSYTYNASTKVLTISNQIIGSNTFIIRAQNAVSSTTATVSLNCVPQTVLVTPSIVLIQPNSNTYESQDCKEQISAKMVHVTSVQNIDVQINGSTINKNLLHFNPTTAILTFDAVITKQATIIISASNDAGNTSQTININCAPVITPTIDVSYPSTEPYVSATCKENVTAVVTGVSDLSAIHITLNGIAVNTGLVFDAATGKLSIPVNFSGRSELLINAVGKGAATSKKITLICQTLAKPVITVVSPNANPYISTGCQEQVTAQVENVESVKDITVTLNGVALAKGVMQYDTVTDILSFPVSIKGTATIVISAVNASGSEMKSISIQCKPTILPAPTVKLITPQTTNTISNTCIEAVKIQLTNCASLENITVTENGNTIASENLAYSAITGILSFQVNVATTSTLVVTAKNNGGSASTTFVIQCKPTELPSVSILRPVGTPFISTTCSENIEAIVKNISGVNQVDVLYNNVALDKSLLTYDTTSNTLSFVHTFTANGSLIIKAQNEAGQASKTVAFECKPVLPPVLVINSPAADPFISESCSDTIIATVQNIESIDAITAYANNVLIPKDKIVFTKANGRIRLIYSYNTDTEIKLMAVNAAGTATKLVHLTCAPVLQPTIKLVNPVAETVVSTSCVDNVLMTLTNVSEMNQIQVKINSVLLNNTLYTYNAATGLLTIPVTTTTVSTVEVVATNKTKRASKTVQITCKKLPLPAVQITSPSTTVLTNCSTSVKATVTNVTSKEQLVITVDGRLLNAASYTLTANIVSIPVTVSGQSLVSITATNETGAVTEKIALTCNVSQVITGPSTNSCSTISKTPFTTCATCNDTVKVSSGNISVDANRKVCITNTFSGNVNMNGGQLVICGTATIQNINFNSGDIVVTGTASFDNVNMNSQTSAIRNYGTIRFSNFTYNGRFENHGQATIQADFNINSTAVFINTGTLNANTSFNNNNVACNSGTITINGNLKDNGSADFINSCKLIVNGQFHVNNTFENSGSIQVASTTFINGAGTFKMNAGSKLITDALIINGTINGPAQSCTSINVASQTQINSSARVSGKIDICDVNGIELKSGILAATVTTDCSCMINMSGGCGSNGDMNDQITVCHKSGDNIQTLTISKSLLASHLAHGDHIGTCTEADKTVIKQEPAVTEPVVTPPVIVAPVVVPPVEDKPVEEEKVTICHKPPGNPENVQTLTISKNDLKAHLAHGDNIGACVKGSKTVEDDPAVPPVKEEKIIICHTSGGGVQTLTVSKSDLSAHLAHGDHIGACAEEQSPVKEETIPTVQEEEKVIICHKPPGNPTNVQTLTVKKSDLKAHLAHGDYIGACTVVKEQPVVVPPVNEPKDEKVIICHKPKGSTSIETLTISSRDLAAHLAHGDHVGSCTDADKPVIQREPETPDVIVPPKAEENKVIICHKSKGGTSIETLTIPESALSSHLAHGDHVGSCTDADRPKPVEEKRVTICHKPQGSSTIETITIPESALSSHLAHGDHVGSCTDADKPKPAEEERVTICHKPQGSSIVQTITIPKSALSQHLAHGDHVGSCTDEDKPKPVEEKKVVICHKPKGSSIVQTITISESALSQHLAHGDHVGTCTDADQPVIQKEPEVVSPQTVPSTEEAKVTICHKKTDGTMETLTIPKSQLSFHLQHGDHVGVCTPQEMVK from the coding sequence CTCAACAAACTGCGGGCACATAGTGGTTTTAAGATATATGGTTTCGGAGGAATTGGTGCAACGGGGTTTAACTCAAAGATCAATCAGCTTGATGGAACCAATACACAGTATGATTATTCTAACGTGTCTACGTTCAGCAAAGCAATTGCAAAAAATGATCTGAATTTACTGTGGGATAAAACATACGAAACAAATGGCATTGCCGGTCAATCAAGAAATTCGTATGTATTATCAGGTGCCATTGGTGTTGGTGTTGGTATCAAACTTTCTTCCAATGTATATTTAGGCTGGGAGCATAAATATACATATACATCTACCGATATGTTAGATGCAAGCAAATGGAATAACGATGCATCGCCAAGTTTAAAAAACGACAGGTACCATTACAGCAGTTTATTTTTAACGGTTGCGATCGGTGCAGGCAAAGCAACTGCACAACCTACACGTGATCAGACAACCTATTATCCACCGCCTGTAGTGCCGGTTACAAATCCCAGACCGGAAATAACAGTATTGTACCCGCGTGAAAATCCGGTTTATCTGAATGATTGTAATGCTCAAATAAAAGTCAGCATCACAAATCTTGAATCCATAAATCAGATTACCGTATTGCGTGATGGGAATGTATTGGGTTCTGCGTATTATACATTTGACCGGACAACAGAAGTTTTAACAATCAATACACCGATTGCAGGCAATACTGTTTTTTCAATCATTGCTCAAAATGCCGGCGGGAAGGATACCAAATATGTATATACCAATTGCGGACCGGTGTTAACTACTCCGGCTCCCATTACACCTACAGTTGCCTTTGTCAGTACAAGTTCCAACGACTGTATCGCACATGTTGTAGCTTCTGTAAAAAATGTAACCGATGAAAAATCCATTGAGGTTATTATGGACGGAATTGTTTTATCACCCCGCCAATATAATTTCAATCCATATAATGGTTCGGTTATTATTCAGATGCCATTCAATCAATTCACTTCTATATCTGTGCGTGCAACCAATGGCACAAGCTCTGTAGTTGAATCCATTAATTTATCCTGTACGCCAAAAAATGTGCTTATAAAAGAACCGCCGGTAATTTCAATATCAAATTCTCAGGTGGATAAAAATACAGCAGGAGATTGTGTTGCAAAAATTACAGCTACAGTAATTGGCATTGAAGGTATCAGCAATATCGAAGTTACACGCAACGGAACAATTCTGCGTGCGCCGTCTTACACGTACAATGCATCAACAAAAGTATTAACTATATCGAATCAGATAATAGGATCAAACACATTTATCATACGCGCGCAAAATGCTGTAAGCTCAACTACTGCAACAGTCAGTTTAAATTGCGTACCGCAAACAGTTTTAGTAACACCTTCAATTGTTTTGATTCAGCCAAATTCAAATACATACGAATCGCAGGACTGCAAAGAGCAGATTTCTGCAAAAATGGTACATGTTACTTCCGTACAAAATATTGATGTGCAGATAAACGGCTCAACGATAAATAAAAATTTACTGCACTTTAATCCCACAACAGCTATTTTAACATTTGATGCTGTTATAACAAAACAAGCAACCATTATTATCAGCGCTTCAAACGATGCAGGCAATACATCACAAACGATCAATATTAACTGCGCACCGGTCATTACACCAACGATAGACGTTTCTTATCCATCAACAGAACCATATGTTTCTGCTACATGTAAAGAAAATGTTACCGCAGTTGTTACAGGTGTTTCAGATCTTTCCGCAATTCATATTACGCTGAATGGAATTGCTGTTAATACAGGACTTGTATTTGATGCCGCAACAGGTAAATTATCTATACCGGTTAATTTCAGCGGGCGCTCCGAACTATTGATTAATGCTGTAGGTAAGGGTGCTGCAACATCTAAAAAAATTACACTGATCTGCCAGACACTTGCCAAACCAGTGATTACAGTTGTATCACCAAATGCAAATCCATACATTTCAACAGGATGTCAGGAACAGGTAACGGCACAGGTAGAGAATGTTGAATCCGTTAAGGATATAACTGTAACACTGAATGGTGTCGCACTTGCTAAAGGTGTTATGCAGTATGATACTGTTACCGATATACTTTCATTTCCTGTAAGTATTAAAGGTACTGCAACGATTGTTATTTCAGCGGTTAATGCAAGCGGTTCTGAAATGAAATCAATCAGTATACAATGTAAGCCGACTATTTTACCTGCCCCTACCGTAAAATTAATTACGCCGCAAACAACCAATACCATTTCGAACACCTGTATTGAAGCGGTTAAAATTCAACTGACAAATTGTGCATCGTTAGAAAATATTACGGTTACTGAAAATGGCAACACCATTGCTTCTGAAAATTTAGCTTACTCAGCAATAACCGGTATATTATCATTTCAGGTGAACGTTGCAACAACATCAACACTTGTTGTAACGGCAAAAAATAATGGGGGGTCAGCATCTACTACGTTTGTCATTCAATGTAAACCAACGGAATTGCCATCGGTAAGTATTTTAAGACCTGTAGGTACTCCATTTATTTCAACCACGTGTTCAGAAAACATTGAAGCCATTGTAAAAAATATTTCAGGTGTTAATCAGGTTGATGTGTTGTACAACAACGTTGCTCTTGATAAATCGCTTTTGACATATGATACAACATCTAACACATTATCTTTTGTTCATACTTTCACCGCAAATGGAAGTTTGATTATTAAAGCGCAGAATGAAGCCGGACAGGCTTCTAAAACAGTGGCGTTTGAATGCAAGCCGGTACTGCCGCCGGTTCTTGTTATTAACAGCCCAGCAGCAGACCCGTTTATTTCTGAATCCTGTTCAGATACAATCATTGCTACGGTTCAGAATATTGAAAGTATAGATGCCATCACGGCATATGCGAATAATGTTTTAATTCCGAAAGATAAGATTGTGTTCACCAAAGCAAACGGACGTATCCGTTTAATCTATTCTTATAACACTGATACAGAAATTAAATTAATGGCCGTGAATGCAGCCGGCACAGCAACTAAACTGGTGCACCTTACATGCGCTCCTGTTTTACAGCCAACAATTAAACTGGTGAATCCGGTAGCAGAAACGGTCGTTTCTACTTCATGTGTAGACAATGTATTGATGACATTAACAAATGTTTCAGAGATGAATCAGATTCAGGTTAAAATCAATTCCGTTTTACTGAACAATACACTTTATACATATAATGCTGCAACAGGCTTGCTGACAATACCCGTAACAACCACGACTGTTTCTACGGTTGAAGTTGTTGCAACAAACAAAACAAAAAGAGCTTCTAAGACAGTACAGATAACGTGTAAGAAACTGCCATTGCCGGCAGTACAAATAACGAGTCCTTCAACTACGGTACTTACAAACTGCAGTACTTCAGTGAAGGCAACCGTAACGAATGTAACGTCCAAAGAACAGTTAGTAATTACAGTTGATGGCAGATTGCTGAATGCTGCCAGCTATACATTAACAGCAAATATTGTTTCTATACCGGTTACTGTTTCCGGACAATCTTTGGTCTCTATCACAGCTACAAATGAAACCGGTGCAGTAACAGAAAAAATAGCGTTAACCTGTAATGTTTCTCAGGTTATTACCGGACCTTCAACGAACTCATGCAGTACAATTTCTAAAACTCCGTTTACAACCTGTGCAACCTGTAATGATACGGTGAAAGTTTCTTCCGGAAACATATCGGTGGATGCAAACAGGAAAGTGTGTATTACAAATACATTTTCCGGAAATGTAAATATGAATGGTGGCCAGCTGGTGATCTGCGGAACAGCAACAATACAGAATATTAATTTCAACAGCGGAGATATTGTGGTGACAGGAACGGCATCATTTGACAATGTTAATATGAATAGTCAGACTTCTGCTATCCGTAATTATGGAACGATTAGATTTTCGAACTTTACGTACAATGGCAGATTTGAAAACCACGGACAGGCAACCATACAGGCAGACTTCAATATAAATTCAACTGCTGTATTTATAAATACCGGTACATTAAATGCAAATACAAGCTTTAATAATAACAACGTGGCCTGCAACTCCGGAACGATTACCATTAACGGAAATCTGAAAGATAATGGGTCCGCTGATTTTATAAATTCATGTAAACTTATTGTTAACGGACAGTTTCATGTAAATAATACCTTTGAAAACTCAGGTTCTATTCAGGTGGCATCTACTACATTTATTAATGGCGCAGGTACATTCAAAATGAATGCAGGTTCAAAACTGATTACAGACGCATTAATTATAAATGGAACAATTAATGGTCCCGCACAAAGTTGTACGTCAATAAATGTAGCATCGCAGACACAGATCAATAGCAGTGCAAGAGTATCGGGTAAGATTGATATTTGTGATGTAAATGGCATTGAATTAAAGTCGGGCATACTTGCCGCAACGGTTACTACAGATTGCAGCTGTATGATTAATATGTCTGGTGGATGTGGTTCAAATGGTGATATGAATGATCAGATAACGGTTTGCCATAAATCCGGAGATAACATACAAACGCTTACGATTTCAAAGTCGTTATTGGCAAGCCACCTGGCACATGGTGACCATATCGGTACGTGTACAGAAGCGGATAAGACGGTTATAAAACAAGAGCCCGCAGTAACAGAACCTGTTGTAACGCCGCCTGTTATTGTTGCGCCTGTGGTAGTACCTCCGGTAGAAGACAAACCTGTTGAAGAAGAAAAAGTGACCATCTGTCACAAGCCGCCGGGTAATCCGGAAAATGTGCAGACATTAACAATATCAAAAAATGATTTGAAGGCTCACCTGGCACACGGAGATAACATTGGTGCATGCGTGAAAGGAAGTAAAACGGTTGAAGATGATCCTGCAGTTCCGCCGGTTAAAGAAGAAAAAATAATCATCTGTCATACATCCGGCGGCGGTGTACAAACATTAACCGTTTCAAAAAGTGATTTGTCTGCACACTTAGCACATGGAGACCATATCGGTGCCTGTGCAGAAGAACAATCGCCAGTTAAGGAAGAGACAATACCAACCGTTCAGGAAGAAGAAAAAGTAATCATTTGTCACAAACCCCCGGGCAACCCAACAAATGTACAAACCCTGACGGTTAAGAAGAGTGATCTTAAAGCACACCTTGCGCATGGAGATTATATTGGTGCATGTACGGTTGTAAAAGAACAGCCTGTTGTCGTGCCTCCGGTTAATGAACCAAAAGATGAAAAAGTAATTATCTGTCATAAGCCTAAAGGCAGTACAAGTATTGAAACACTTACTATTTCTTCCAGAGATTTGGCTGCACACCTGGCACATGGTGATCATGTTGGTTCATGTACTGATGCGGACAAGCCGGTAATCCAGAGAGAACCTGAAACTCCTGATGTAATTGTTCCGCCAAAAGCAGAAGAGAACAAAGTAATTATCTGTCATAAATCTAAAGGCGGTACGAGTATTGAAACGCTTACCATTCCGGAGAGTGCTTTGTCTTCTCACCTGGCACACGGCGATCACGTTGGTTCGTGTACGGATGCGGACAGGCCAAAACCGGTTGAAGAGAAAAGAGTGACCATCTGTCACAAACCGCAGGGAAGCTCTACCATTGAAACAATTACCATTCCGGAGAGTGCGCTGTCTTCACACCTTGCGCACGGAGACCATGTGGGTTCATGTACCGATGCAGACAAGCCCAAGCCGGCTGAAGAAGAAAGAGTAACCATCTGTCACAAGCCGCAGGGAAGTTCAATTGTTCAAACGATTACCATTCCGAAGAGTGCCTTGTCGCAACACCTGGCGCATGGTGATCATGTGGGTTCATGTACCGATGAAGATAAACCGAAGCCGGTTGAAGAAAAGAAAGTAGTAATCTGCCACAAACCTAAAGGCAGTTCAATTGTTCAAACAATTACCATTTCCGAAAGTGCGTTGTCGCAGCATTTAGCACATGGTGATCATGTTGGTACGTGTACAGATGCCGACCAGCCGGTCATTCAAAAGGAACCGGAAGTTGTTTCGCCGCAAACTGTTCCGTCAACGGAAGAAGCGAAGGTTACCATTTGTCATAAGAAGACAGACGGTACAATGGAGACACTAACAATTCCTAAGAGTCAATTGTCCTTCCATTTGCAGCATGGCGATCATGTAGGCGTATGTACACCGCAGGAAATGGTGAAATAA
- a CDS encoding inositol monophosphatase family protein, translating to MANATFSADKLKQLTLQITKLARVAGDFQINELKNFERSNIEHKGRSNDLVSYVDKETEKLLIESLTKLVPEAGFETEEGTVEQTQSGLRWIIDPLDGTTNFLHKLPLFSISIALVQDETLLIGVVHEPSRNECFYAWKNGGAYMNGERIETSSITEISDALIATGFPYSLRGKSDQYFTLIRHFVETTHGVRRLGSAAIDLCYVACGRFEAYFEFNLKPWDVAAGILIVREAGGIVSNYSGGDDHCQTAEEVCAAGRHIHPLMIDTFKKIW from the coding sequence ATGGCAAACGCGACATTCAGCGCTGATAAATTAAAACAGCTTACGTTACAAATTACGAAACTTGCCCGTGTTGCCGGTGATTTTCAAATAAACGAACTCAAAAATTTTGAGCGAAGCAACATTGAACATAAAGGTCGAAGCAATGATCTTGTTTCGTATGTTGATAAAGAAACAGAAAAACTACTTATAGAAAGTTTAACAAAACTTGTACCTGAAGCTGGTTTTGAAACAGAAGAAGGAACGGTAGAACAGACACAATCAGGCTTACGCTGGATCATTGACCCATTAGATGGCACAACCAATTTTTTGCATAAGCTGCCTTTATTTTCTATCAGCATTGCGCTGGTTCAGGATGAAACGTTACTAATCGGAGTTGTACATGAACCTTCCCGGAATGAATGTTTTTATGCATGGAAAAATGGGGGCGCTTACATGAATGGCGAACGTATTGAAACTTCTTCCATCACCGAAATATCAGATGCTTTAATTGCAACCGGCTTCCCATATTCGTTACGCGGAAAATCAGATCAGTATTTTACATTAATACGTCATTTTGTTGAAACGACCCATGGGGTGCGTCGCTTGGGCAGTGCAGCAATAGATTTATGTTATGTTGCCTGCGGAAGATTTGAAGCATACTTTGAATTCAACCTTAAACCATGGGATGTTGCAGCAGGTATTTTAATTGTGCGTGAAGCAGGTGGTATCGTAAGCAACTATAGCGGCGGCGATGACCATTGCCAGACTGCTGAAGAAGTCTGTGCGGCAGGCAGACACATTCATCCGCTGATGATTGATACATTTAAAAAAATATGGTAA
- the lnt gene encoding apolipoprotein N-acyltransferase, whose protein sequence is MPKISYQQLLNLPYMAYVLVSGILLILAWPTTCFGPLAFFAFVPNLLLFDAIRADAQKRKGLRYLFYTYLSLLIWNVGTTWWVYNSTAAGGIFAMVVNALLMTVPFAFFYTIRKKTKEVYGLIAFVSLFLTFEYWHLNWELSWPWLTLGNVFANNTFIIQWYEYTGVMGGSLWILLCNVFIYITIKYAAHRIFRGITAAVVLLPVIISAIIYFSYTETGSEIEVAVVQPNIDPYTEKFRGSRNAIPYDLQFERMLRLSEQVRTPETRFILWPETAIPADINEDKVLQHPFIQQLLYYCNKNNVSILTGIDSHRFMDEHTKTATARKPPNASYYYDSYNTALLINPDESYQIYHKSRMVPGVESLPYPKVFGFVTSSLGGIVQPIARDSIARALYNQSGIAVAPVICYESVFGEYVSGYTKNNANFIGIITNDGWWGNTAGHKQHFAYARLRAIEQRRSVARSANTGVSGFIDQRGNVLQENKYWVQDALVQKITLNSFITFYTKHGDFIGFFALLLSPLLFLYSFYGKRDIQR, encoded by the coding sequence TTCTATTAATACTGGCATGGCCTACGACTTGTTTCGGGCCGCTTGCCTTCTTCGCATTTGTACCCAATCTGCTGTTATTTGATGCGATCCGGGCAGACGCACAAAAACGCAAAGGGCTGCGTTATTTATTTTACACCTATCTTAGTCTGTTAATCTGGAATGTTGGAACAACGTGGTGGGTTTATAACTCAACTGCTGCAGGCGGCATATTTGCTATGGTTGTAAACGCCTTGCTCATGACTGTTCCTTTTGCCTTTTTCTATACCATCCGAAAAAAAACAAAAGAAGTGTATGGCCTGATTGCTTTTGTAAGCTTGTTCCTGACCTTTGAATACTGGCATCTAAACTGGGAATTGTCCTGGCCATGGCTCACACTTGGAAATGTATTTGCAAACAATACGTTTATCATACAATGGTACGAATACACAGGTGTGATGGGAGGTTCACTCTGGATTTTACTCTGCAATGTTTTTATTTATATTACGATTAAATACGCTGCCCATAGGATCTTCCGAGGCATTACTGCTGCTGTTGTTCTGCTGCCGGTAATTATTTCTGCTATTATTTATTTCAGTTATACCGAAACAGGATCAGAAATTGAAGTAGCTGTTGTACAGCCAAACATTGATCCGTATACTGAAAAATTCAGAGGCTCACGCAATGCCATTCCGTATGATCTGCAATTTGAGCGCATGCTTCGCTTAAGCGAACAAGTACGTACGCCTGAAACCCGTTTTATACTCTGGCCTGAAACAGCTATCCCTGCGGATATTAATGAAGATAAAGTTTTGCAGCACCCGTTTATTCAGCAGCTGCTTTATTATTGCAATAAAAATAATGTAAGCATTTTAACGGGCATTGATTCTCATCGTTTTATGGATGAACATACAAAAACGGCTACCGCAAGAAAACCACCGAATGCATCCTACTATTACGATTCGTATAATACAGCACTACTTATAAACCCGGATGAAAGTTATCAGATATATCATAAATCGCGTATGGTTCCGGGAGTAGAAAGCCTTCCCTATCCGAAGGTATTTGGCTTTGTTACCTCCAGTCTTGGCGGCATTGTTCAGCCTATTGCCAGAGACAGTATAGCACGTGCCTTGTATAACCAATCGGGTATCGCCGTAGCACCGGTAATCTGTTATGAATCTGTTTTTGGAGAATATGTAAGCGGCTATACAAAAAACAATGCGAACTTCATTGGTATCATTACAAACGACGGCTGGTGGGGAAACACTGCCGGACACAAACAACATTTTGCATACGCCCGCTTACGCGCTATTGAACAGCGCAGATCGGTTGCCAGATCTGCCAATACCGGCGTATCCGGGTTTATTGATCAGCGGGGAAATGTTCTGCAGGAAAATAAATACTGGGTACAGGATGCCTTGGTTCAAAAAATTACATTAAATTCATTCATCACTTTTTATACAAAGCACGGCGACTTTATCGGTTTCTTTGCATTGTTGCTTTCTCCTTTATTATTTCTTTATTCATTCTATGGCAAACGCGACATTCAGCGCTGA